One window from the genome of Actinoplanes teichomyceticus ATCC 31121 encodes:
- a CDS encoding copper resistance CopC family protein — protein sequence MTKRLLLALAAVLALLTPAAPAWAHNALAEAAPAKNATVKKAPTAVKLRFLDDLPDSTKLSVTGADGTVPPQSTPKISGATISVTFAEPLPNGAYTVTYQVAGEDGHVTKSSYRFTVAAPVTSPSAASSAPVGAGAASPSSPEAPAGATPAATGAADVTAVRDVTAEDADSDGPWLGLATGIGILALAGAAGFVLFRRRAAK from the coding sequence ATGACGAAACGCCTCCTGCTCGCCCTCGCCGCCGTCCTCGCGCTGCTGACCCCGGCCGCGCCGGCCTGGGCGCACAACGCGCTCGCCGAAGCGGCGCCGGCCAAGAACGCGACCGTCAAAAAGGCGCCGACGGCGGTGAAGCTCCGCTTCCTGGACGACCTTCCCGACTCCACCAAGCTCTCCGTGACCGGCGCCGACGGCACGGTCCCACCCCAGTCGACGCCGAAGATCAGCGGCGCGACCATCTCGGTGACGTTCGCCGAGCCGCTGCCCAACGGGGCTTACACCGTCACCTACCAGGTGGCCGGCGAGGACGGGCACGTGACGAAGAGCTCGTACCGGTTCACGGTGGCGGCACCGGTGACCTCGCCCTCGGCCGCTTCGTCCGCACCGGTTGGTGCCGGGGCGGCCTCGCCCTCGTCGCCGGAGGCGCCGGCCGGCGCCACGCCGGCTGCGACCGGCGCCGCGGATGTCACCGCCGTGCGGGATGTCACCGCGGAGGACGCGGACAGCGACGGGCCGTGGCTCGGTCTGGCCACCGGGATCGGGATCCTGGCGCTGGCCGGTGCGGCGGGCTTCGTTCTCTTCCGGCGGCGTGCCGCCAAGTGA
- a CDS encoding glycoside hydrolase family 26 protein, with translation MKRSTLRKTVLTLAALVAGLGTATTTPAPAQAAPTVSPASKSCVTNAKLVPSCGVLWGAAAGGFTGKPRDAEHRNWEKLSGRTATIFHTYHKGDEKFPTDAEIAMARDKAHPRVLLLNWRVEYGSTWAAVAAGKHDKRIDAFAERLKQKFSEKFYLVLNHEPEDDVRTDPKSGMTAKDFAASFRHVIQRLRAKGANNVVSVVAYMGNEKWMGQSWWKDLYPGNDVVDWIGLDSYVSAEKNYYHAGVFKDLLDRKAKGGVGFYDWATRNHPTKPVMVAEWGAYHRVGKVVDKAAQFNSVLPELAKRPAVKAIVYFDTKKDLFGDRDISIDSTATSLAAFRKLAANPLFNVSIR, from the coding sequence GTGAAGCGCTCGACGCTGCGTAAGACCGTACTGACGCTGGCCGCTCTGGTTGCCGGGCTCGGCACCGCGACGACCACGCCGGCACCGGCCCAGGCCGCACCGACCGTTTCGCCGGCGTCCAAGTCGTGCGTGACCAACGCCAAGCTGGTGCCCAGCTGCGGGGTGCTGTGGGGGGCCGCCGCCGGCGGGTTCACCGGCAAGCCGCGCGACGCGGAGCACCGCAACTGGGAGAAGCTCAGCGGACGCACCGCGACGATCTTCCACACGTACCACAAGGGTGACGAGAAGTTCCCGACCGACGCCGAGATCGCGATGGCGCGGGACAAGGCGCACCCCCGCGTGCTGCTGCTGAACTGGCGCGTCGAGTACGGCTCCACCTGGGCCGCCGTCGCCGCGGGCAAGCACGACAAGCGGATCGACGCGTTCGCCGAGCGGCTCAAGCAGAAGTTCTCGGAGAAGTTCTACCTGGTGCTCAACCACGAGCCGGAGGACGACGTCCGCACCGACCCCAAGTCCGGCATGACCGCCAAGGACTTCGCCGCCTCGTTCCGCCACGTCATCCAGCGGCTGCGGGCCAAGGGCGCGAACAACGTGGTGAGCGTCGTCGCCTACATGGGCAACGAGAAGTGGATGGGTCAGTCCTGGTGGAAGGACCTGTACCCGGGCAACGACGTGGTGGACTGGATCGGCCTGGACTCGTACGTCAGCGCCGAGAAGAACTACTACCACGCCGGCGTGTTCAAGGATCTGCTGGACCGTAAGGCCAAGGGCGGCGTCGGCTTCTACGACTGGGCCACCCGCAACCACCCGACCAAGCCGGTCATGGTCGCCGAGTGGGGCGCGTACCACCGCGTCGGCAAGGTCGTCGACAAGGCGGCGCAGTTCAACAGCGTGCTGCCCGAGCTGGCCAAGCGCCCGGCGGTCAAGGCGATCGTCTACTTCGACACCAAGAAGGACCTGTTCGGCGACCGCGACATCAGCATCGACAGCACCGCCACGAGCCTGGCGGCGTTCCGCAAGCTGGCCGCGAACCCGCTGTTCAACGTCAGCATCCGCTGA